AGAATTTGTCGTGTTCGTTGGTCCCTCCGGCTGTGGAAAAACAACGTCGCTTCGCATGATTGCAGGTCTCGAGAAGCAGACGAGCGGCGATATCCTCATCGGCGAAAGGGTCGTAAACGACCTGCATCCGAAGGACCGGGACATTGCCATGGTGTTTCAGGATTATGCGCTATACCCTCATATGACGATACGGGAGAACCTGTCCTTTGGACTCCGTAATTTGAAGAAGGATAAAGAGTACATTAATCAGCAGGTGGAAAATGCAGCCGGTATTTTGGGACTGACGCATATGCTGGAGCGGAAGCCGCGGGAGTTGTCCGGCGGTCAACGCCAGCGTGTGGCTGTCGGGCGGGCGATCGTTCGGGACCCGCAGGTGTTCCTGTTTGATGAGCCGCTCTCAAACCTTGATGCCAAGCTTCGTATCCAGATGAGGGTAGAACTGAGTGAGCTTCACAAGCGGCTTGGAGCAACCATTGTATACGTTACGCATGATCAGGTAGAAGCGATGACGCTCGGGGAGCGCATCGTTGTAATGAATAATGGCATTATTCAGCAGA
This sequence is a window from Paenibacillus urinalis. Protein-coding genes within it:
- a CDS encoding ABC transporter ATP-binding protein gives rise to the protein MARVEFRQVRKQFSDDKKGTFTAVAGSDFVIEDQEFVVFVGPSGCGKTTSLRMIAGLEKQTSGDILIGERVVNDLHPKDRDIAMVFQDYALYPHMTIRENLSFGLRNLKKDKEYINQQVENAAGILGLTHMLERKPRELSGGQRQRVAVGRAIVRDPQVFLFDEPLSNLDAKLRIQMRVELSELHKRLGATIVYVTHDQVEAMTLGERIVVMNNGIIQQIDSPTELYANPQNMFVAGFIGSPAMNFIDAVVEGNKIRIEGAELTLTDAVAAGLAGYHGKKVVMGIRPEHIYGEDIAPSLEGDHRIEANIDVVEHLGSENLIYFHIGSRLITAKVNPETTAYTGLSKTFLLNLHKAHYFDPETEQRIILNS